Genomic DNA from Nitrospinota bacterium:
TCAAATGGGCAGAAGATTTTCTCTTTAAAAGAGGTGTAATGAAGGACGATTTATTGATAGGAATAAATCCAGGAGCTGCCTATGGGATTACTAAGAGGTGGTTTCCAGAAAGATATGCAGGGCTTATAGAGAAATTATTGGCTCTGAAAAGAGTAAAAATTATGATTGTTGGTGCAAGGGAAGAGGGAGACTTTTTTGATTACTTAAAAAAAGAGATCAAAGATAAAATAGTCGATACAGTAGGTAAGACAGATCTCATTGAATTGGCTGCTCTTCTAAGTAAGTGCCATGTTTTGGTAACGAACGATTCTGGACCCATGCATATTGGAGCATCTGTCAATA
This window encodes:
- a CDS encoding glycosyltransferase family 9 protein, which produces KWAEDFLFKRGVMKDDLLIGINPGAAYGITKRWFPERYAGLIEKLLALKRVKIMIVGAREEGDFFDYLKKEIKDKIVDTVGKTDLIELAALLSKCHVLVTNDSGPMHIGASVNTPIIAIFGSTDPFQTGPLGENHLIIKKDLSCSPCFERDCDTLECFHAITVEEVYHYVKDHINKIYGLSL